In one Desulfoferula mesophila genomic region, the following are encoded:
- a CDS encoding dienelactone hydrolase family protein: MRYIKIVCISIIALGWLASSAAADMVSFPGLAKAGKSIELRAELLKPPGKGPFPAVVLLSGCAGIQPFIKQWAAKFVDWGYLTLIVDSFGPRGVKSVCGDPFLVSFATRADDAYAARKYLAGSPLVKPDRIFLIGWSHGGKSVLTALLDSPDQKPGPPFRAAVAFYPYCNEPLDAVNAPLLILIGELDDWCPASYCVAMQPKKKTANEVIVKVYPGAYHRFDADMPPMTNQGHHLEYNPEAASDAAVQVRGFFGKYVQQERSNE; the protein is encoded by the coding sequence TTGCGCTACATAAAGATAGTCTGCATATCCATTATCGCCTTGGGATGGCTGGCCTCCTCCGCCGCCGCGGACATGGTCTCGTTCCCCGGTCTCGCCAAAGCAGGCAAGAGCATCGAACTGCGGGCCGAACTGCTGAAGCCCCCGGGCAAGGGCCCTTTCCCCGCCGTGGTGCTGCTCTCCGGTTGCGCGGGAATCCAGCCCTTTATCAAACAATGGGCGGCAAAATTCGTGGACTGGGGCTATCTGACCCTCATCGTGGACAGCTTCGGACCCAGGGGGGTCAAATCGGTATGCGGCGATCCCTTTCTGGTGAGCTTCGCCACCAGGGCCGACGATGCCTATGCCGCCAGGAAATACCTGGCCGGTTCACCCTTGGTGAAGCCGGACCGGATTTTCCTTATCGGTTGGTCCCACGGCGGCAAAAGCGTCCTGACCGCCCTGCTCGATTCTCCGGACCAAAAACCAGGCCCTCCCTTCCGCGCGGCGGTGGCCTTCTATCCCTATTGCAACGAGCCGCTGGACGCGGTGAACGCCCCCTTGTTGATCCTGATCGGGGAGCTGGACGATTGGTGCCCCGCGAGTTACTGCGTGGCCATGCAGCCCAAAAAGAAAACCGCCAACGAGGTGATCGTAAAGGTCTACCCCGGCGCCTATCACAGGTTCGACGCCGACATGCCGCCGATGACCAACCAGGGCCACCACCTGGAATACAACCCGGAGGCCGCCTCCGACGCCGCCGTCCAGGTGCGGGGCTTTTTCGGCAAGTACGTGCAGCAGGAAAGATCGAACGAATAA
- a CDS encoding sulfite exporter TauE/SafE family protein: protein MEAIIPWLVFAAVGAFSGTLAGLLGVGGGVVIVPAVAFYLEAAKLAPGNVLHIALGTSLAVIVFTSVSSFRAHHKRGAVDWSIVARITGGILAGTYLGSWVAAQLSTRFLAAFFVAFLYLVALQMLLEARPKPSRHVPVWTGTSLVGLFIGGVSALVGIGGGSLSVPFMTWCNLPIHRAIGTSAAIGLPIALAGAAGYMVNGWNEPGLPAHSLGFVYLPALVGIALVSVFFAPLGARLAHRLPTGPLKKTFAVFLILVATKMLLGLL from the coding sequence ATGGAAGCAATCATTCCCTGGCTGGTCTTCGCGGCGGTGGGCGCCTTCAGCGGCACCCTGGCCGGGCTGTTGGGCGTGGGCGGCGGCGTCGTCATCGTGCCGGCGGTGGCCTTCTACCTGGAGGCGGCCAAGCTGGCCCCGGGAAACGTGCTGCACATCGCCCTGGGCACCTCGCTGGCGGTGATTGTGTTCACCTCCGTCAGCAGCTTTCGGGCCCACCACAAGCGCGGCGCGGTGGACTGGTCCATCGTGGCCCGCATCACCGGGGGCATCCTGGCCGGCACCTATCTGGGCTCCTGGGTGGCCGCCCAGCTCTCCACCCGCTTCCTGGCCGCCTTCTTCGTGGCGTTCCTCTACCTGGTGGCCCTGCAGATGCTTCTGGAGGCCCGGCCCAAGCCCAGCCGCCACGTACCCGTCTGGACCGGCACCAGCCTGGTGGGCCTGTTCATCGGCGGGGTCAGCGCCCTGGTGGGCATCGGCGGAGGCTCGCTCAGCGTGCCCTTCATGACCTGGTGCAACCTGCCCATCCACCGGGCCATCGGTACCTCGGCAGCCATCGGCCTGCCCATCGCCCTGGCCGGGGCGGCGGGCTATATGGTCAACGGCTGGAACGAGCCCGGCCTGCCCGCCCATAGCCTGGGCTTCGTGTACCTGCCCGCCCTGGTGGGCATCGCCCTGGTCAGCGTGTTCTTCGCCCCCCTGGGGGCCCGCCTGGCCCACCGCCTGCCCACCGGCCCCCTCAAGAAGACCTTCGCCGTCTTCCTCATCCTGGTGGCCACCAAGATGCTCCTGGGCCTGCTATAG
- a CDS encoding HlyD family secretion protein, which translates to MVAAFLITAIAGIVVWLVFFKFKWLRFTYGWAFFLLFFVAHLALVFLVGMRFVAPYSTDVKVIQHTIQLVPRLPEPTLVTAVYVKPNVPVKKGDPLFQFDKRPYQYKVNQLEAQLAKAKQNVLVLKADVDVAEQRVAITQDKLAFAKYQQKLASGLAQKGAGPEEESQKANAQLKIAQSAVKEAQADLVRARLEYESQIDGVNTTVAAFQAELAQAQYYLDNTTMVAPEDGFITNLQVVPGMVAGIIRAGGIATFIVDAGRYVLGTYYQEQLKYVKEGQPVELAIDLHPGQIFKGKVESVWWASGQGQMLPSGRLPSWHLPMELPQGRFAVKIKLDDEKAAMFPIGAQGAAAIYTGGGGFAVLRRISIRTYTWGRWLYPLPF; encoded by the coding sequence ATGGTTGCAGCGTTTTTGATCACCGCCATTGCCGGCATCGTCGTCTGGCTGGTCTTTTTCAAGTTTAAATGGCTTCGCTTCACCTACGGCTGGGCCTTTTTCCTCCTGTTTTTCGTGGCCCACCTGGCCCTGGTGTTTCTGGTGGGCATGCGTTTCGTGGCGCCTTACTCCACGGACGTCAAGGTGATCCAGCACACCATCCAGCTGGTGCCGCGCCTGCCGGAGCCCACGCTGGTCACGGCCGTGTACGTAAAACCCAACGTCCCGGTGAAAAAAGGCGACCCGCTGTTCCAGTTCGACAAACGGCCCTACCAATACAAGGTGAATCAGCTCGAGGCCCAGCTGGCCAAGGCCAAGCAGAACGTCCTGGTGCTCAAGGCCGACGTGGACGTGGCCGAGCAACGGGTGGCCATAACCCAGGACAAGCTGGCCTTTGCCAAGTATCAGCAGAAGCTGGCCAGCGGGCTGGCCCAAAAGGGCGCCGGGCCGGAGGAGGAATCCCAGAAGGCCAACGCCCAGCTCAAGATCGCCCAGTCGGCCGTGAAGGAGGCGCAGGCCGATCTGGTGCGGGCCCGGCTGGAGTACGAGTCGCAGATCGACGGGGTGAACACCACGGTGGCCGCCTTCCAGGCGGAGCTGGCCCAGGCGCAATACTATCTGGACAACACCACCATGGTGGCCCCGGAGGACGGCTTCATCACCAACCTCCAGGTGGTGCCGGGCATGGTGGCGGGCATCATCCGCGCGGGCGGCATCGCCACCTTCATCGTGGACGCGGGGCGCTACGTGCTGGGCACTTACTACCAGGAGCAGCTCAAGTACGTGAAGGAAGGTCAGCCGGTGGAGCTGGCCATCGACCTGCATCCGGGCCAGATATTCAAGGGCAAGGTGGAGAGCGTATGGTGGGCCAGCGGCCAGGGGCAAATGCTGCCCAGCGGGCGGCTGCCCAGCTGGCACCTGCCCATGGAGCTGCCCCAGGGACGTTTCGCCGTAAAGATCAAGCTGGATGACGAGAAAGCAGCCATGTTCCCCATCGGCGCCCAGGGGGCCGCGGCCATCTACACCGGCGGCGGGGGCTTTGCCGTGCTGCGCCGCATCTCCATCCGCACCTACACCTGGGGGAGATGGCTCTATCCCCTGCCCTTCTAA
- a CDS encoding P-II family nitrogen regulator has translation MLKKIEAIIREDKLNDVKDALNEIGIRGMNVLEIRGQGRQGGITLAGRSGTYQVDMLPKMQMNIILSEDNVDETIEAILASGRTGAAGDGLIFVYPVDEVVRIRTGERGHEAVMYPGDIDEKKGRGKAKAS, from the coding sequence ATGCTCAAAAAGATCGAAGCCATCATCCGCGAGGACAAGCTCAACGACGTCAAGGACGCCCTGAACGAGATCGGCATCCGGGGAATGAACGTGCTGGAGATTCGCGGCCAGGGCCGCCAGGGCGGCATCACCCTGGCCGGGCGCTCGGGCACCTACCAGGTGGACATGCTACCCAAGATGCAGATGAACATCATCCTGAGCGAAGACAACGTGGATGAAACCATCGAGGCCATCCTGGCCTCCGGGCGCACCGGGGCGGCGGGCGACGGGCTGATCTTCGTCTACCCGGTGGACGAGGTGGTGCGTATCCGCACCGGCGAACGGGGCCACGAGGCGGTGATGTATCCCGGCGACATCGACGAAAAGAAGGGCCGGGGCAAGGCCAAGGCTTCCTAG
- a CDS encoding cytidine deaminase family protein — MCSRVALQRPTLEPQTAERLLRAADEMLEQGFSFGVEIATYGAAVLTTNQAIYGGVNRFSPSHSLTLHAEQVALAHCFAHADPLILAMAITSVDQSAQPVPCGICRQLLFENARFSGYDIAVITKSQTYYLSELYPHPWPDRPPKRD, encoded by the coding sequence ATGTGCTCAAGAGTGGCCTTGCAAAGACCAACGCTGGAGCCGCAGACGGCGGAGAGGCTGTTGCGGGCCGCCGATGAAATGCTTGAGCAAGGTTTTTCCTTTGGCGTGGAGATCGCCACCTACGGCGCCGCGGTCCTGACCACCAACCAAGCGATATACGGGGGCGTGAACCGGTTCTCCCCCTCGCACAGCCTTACCTTGCACGCGGAGCAGGTGGCCCTGGCCCATTGCTTCGCCCACGCCGACCCTCTGATCCTGGCCATGGCCATAACCAGCGTGGACCAATCCGCCCAGCCCGTGCCCTGCGGCATCTGCCGGCAGTTGCTGTTTGAAAACGCCCGGTTCTCCGGCTACGACATCGCCGTCATCACCAAAAGCCAAACCTATTACTTGAGCGAGCTGTATCCCCATCCCTGGCCCGACCGGCCGCCCAAAAGGGATTAA
- a CDS encoding tetratricopeptide repeat protein: MPAIWLTAALILALLAMGGPRAWAQDVPVQLAAKAQAFYEQRADMDVAARAVEAYREILAYTPEDLDASLKQCELLVWIGAQEQDAKAEPYYREMIAVAQRARQAHPQDPGPVYWLGVGQGMMATVAPISQALSLVKEARGNMRLLLTMDPSYCHGGADRVLGRIYSKLPFFIGGDNDKAEEHYKSAIDRGPHYWLNHLYLAELYHHEGRDAKAKQLLQQVAAGPTINGLEPECRLWQNVARKYLVGEVSSE; the protein is encoded by the coding sequence TTGCCGGCCATTTGGCTCACGGCGGCCTTGATTTTGGCCTTGTTGGCCATGGGCGGCCCCCGGGCCTGGGCCCAGGACGTGCCGGTGCAACTAGCCGCCAAGGCCCAGGCCTTTTACGAGCAGCGTGCCGATATGGACGTGGCCGCCCGGGCGGTGGAAGCCTACCGCGAGATCCTCGCCTACACCCCCGAGGACCTGGACGCCTCCCTCAAGCAGTGCGAGCTGTTGGTGTGGATCGGCGCCCAGGAGCAGGACGCCAAGGCGGAGCCCTATTACCGCGAGATGATCGCCGTGGCCCAGCGGGCCCGCCAGGCCCATCCCCAGGATCCCGGCCCGGTGTACTGGCTGGGCGTGGGCCAGGGCATGATGGCCACCGTGGCCCCCATCAGCCAGGCCCTGAGCCTGGTGAAAGAGGCGCGGGGCAACATGCGCCTGCTGCTCACCATGGACCCCTCCTATTGCCACGGCGGGGCCGACCGGGTCTTGGGGCGCATCTACAGCAAGCTGCCCTTTTTCATCGGCGGGGACAACGACAAGGCCGAGGAGCACTATAAATCGGCCATCGACCGGGGCCCCCACTACTGGCTCAACCACCTTTACCTGGCCGAGCTGTATCACCACGAGGGCCGCGACGCCAAGGCCAAGCAGCTTTTGCAGCAGGTGGCCGCCGGGCCCACCATCAACGGCCTGGAGCCCGAATGCCGCCTATGGCAGAACGTGGCCCGCAAGTACCTGGTGGGCGAGGTTTCCTCCGAATAA
- a CDS encoding calcium/sodium antiporter — translation MERIFYYLTSEEVLQQMVAGLPVWGLLLLLIVCIVVLSKGADLMVDGAVALARRTGLPRIVIGATIISLGTTTPEMFVSVMAAWTGNPGLALGNGVGSIICDTGLIFGLMCIISRVPVRRYILNRTGWVQVASATLLVLLALLALWQNPQNPVLGRGVGVLFLVLLVGYLYMSYRWARQSGLVDEPEEDQAPWGLGRSLGCTLLGLAGVIVGSRLLVPTAAEGAARLGVPQDVIAATLVAFGTSLPELMTAISAVKKRQPQIMVGNVVGADVLNCLFVIGAAAVARPLSVPPNFYSFHFPAMLLILYSFRLFIRLNTDGWFKRWQGAWILGIYLAYLVAQYGFNLG, via the coding sequence TTGGAACGGATATTCTACTACCTGACCAGCGAAGAAGTGCTGCAGCAAATGGTGGCCGGCCTGCCGGTGTGGGGCCTGCTTTTGCTGCTCATCGTGTGCATCGTGGTGCTTTCCAAGGGCGCGGACCTCATGGTGGACGGCGCGGTGGCCCTGGCCCGGCGCACCGGCCTGCCCCGCATCGTCATCGGAGCCACCATCATCAGCCTGGGCACCACCACCCCCGAGATGTTCGTGAGCGTCATGGCCGCCTGGACCGGCAACCCCGGCCTGGCCCTGGGCAACGGGGTGGGTTCCATCATCTGCGACACCGGCCTCATCTTCGGGCTGATGTGCATCATCAGCCGGGTGCCGGTGCGCCGCTACATCCTCAACCGCACCGGTTGGGTGCAGGTGGCCTCGGCCACCCTGTTGGTGCTGCTGGCCCTGTTGGCCCTGTGGCAAAACCCCCAGAACCCGGTGCTGGGCCGCGGGGTGGGCGTTTTGTTCCTGGTGCTACTGGTGGGTTATCTCTATATGTCCTACCGCTGGGCCCGCCAGAGCGGCCTGGTGGACGAGCCGGAGGAGGACCAAGCGCCCTGGGGCCTGGGCAGATCCCTGGGCTGCACCCTGCTGGGCCTGGCGGGGGTGATCGTGGGCAGCCGCCTGCTGGTGCCCACCGCCGCCGAGGGGGCGGCTCGCCTGGGGGTGCCCCAGGACGTCATCGCCGCCACCCTGGTGGCCTTCGGCACCAGCCTGCCCGAGCTGATGACCGCCATAAGCGCGGTGAAGAAGCGCCAGCCCCAGATCATGGTGGGCAACGTGGTGGGGGCCGACGTGCTCAACTGCCTTTTCGTCATCGGCGCGGCGGCGGTGGCCCGCCCCCTGAGCGTGCCCCCCAACTTCTACAGCTTCCACTTCCCGGCCATGCTCTTGATCCTCTACTCCTTCCGCCTGTTCATCCGTCTGAACACCGACGGCTGGTTCAAGCGCTGGCAAGGGGCCTGGATTTTGGGGATCTACCTGGCCTACCTGGTGGCGCAATACGGTTTTAATTTGGGATAG
- a CDS encoding SDR family NAD(P)-dependent oxidoreductase produces MSETSHYYRDKVAAVTGGASGIGLALVEAMLANGARAVTLADINEANLAKHADRLNQQYPGRVQGVKTDVTREESVKAMVDSAAALGGGRLELLFNNAGLGLSGAFGNLGNEDWAKAFAINFHGALYGIRAALPYMQKAKGGHILNTASGIAFVNLPYQSMYAATKAALLSMTNSLRYEYWDEGIRFSTIVPGTVATPIWDAAGGAPSGAITAEECAARVLEAAAQNRRVIFVTEDDKSGCVNMALGAAYMPSTETALEAYMLGVAKARRAGDFTSI; encoded by the coding sequence ATGAGCGAAACGAGCCACTATTATCGCGATAAAGTAGCCGCAGTCACTGGCGGAGCCTCCGGTATCGGGCTGGCCCTGGTGGAGGCCATGCTGGCCAATGGGGCCCGAGCGGTAACCCTGGCCGACATCAACGAAGCCAATCTGGCCAAGCACGCCGATCGCCTGAACCAGCAGTACCCCGGCAGGGTGCAAGGGGTGAAAACCGATGTGACCCGGGAGGAGAGCGTCAAGGCCATGGTGGACAGCGCGGCGGCCTTGGGCGGCGGTCGGCTGGAGTTGCTGTTCAACAACGCGGGCCTGGGCCTGTCCGGCGCCTTCGGCAACCTGGGCAACGAGGACTGGGCCAAAGCCTTTGCCATCAATTTCCACGGGGCGCTTTACGGCATCCGCGCGGCGTTGCCCTATATGCAAAAGGCCAAGGGAGGGCATATCCTCAACACCGCCTCGGGCATCGCTTTCGTGAATCTGCCCTACCAAAGCATGTACGCCGCCACCAAGGCGGCCTTGCTGAGCATGACCAATTCGCTGCGTTATGAATATTGGGATGAGGGGATTCGCTTTTCCACTATCGTGCCCGGCACGGTGGCCACCCCCATTTGGGACGCGGCCGGCGGCGCGCCCTCCGGCGCGATAACCGCCGAAGAGTGCGCGGCCAGGGTCCTGGAGGCCGCGGCCCAAAACCGGCGCGTCATTTTCGTCACCGAGGATGACAAAAGCGGCTGCGTCAACATGGCCCTGGGGGCGGCCTATATGCCCAGCACGGAAACGGCCCTGGAGGCCTATATGTTGGGCGTGGCCAAGGCCAGGAGAGCCGGAGACTTTACCTCGATATAG
- a CDS encoding ammonium transporter, translating to MANLNTGDTAWLLVCCSLVLLMTPGLAFFYGGMVRRKNILSTLTLSYVFMALIGVQWLLFGYTLSFGQDIGGLIGGLNFLGFMNVGAAPNPDYGSSIPHQLFATYQMMFAVITPALITGAFVERIRFKSFLLFGIAWATLVYDPLCHWVWGAGGWLREMGVLDFAGGTVVHVAAGCSALAFAMVIGPRKGFGHIPMEPHSIPYTVLGAGLLWVGWFGFNGGSALAANGVAVNALLATNTSGAAAGLVWMLLSWLDGRPSTLGLVTGMVVGLAAVTPASGFVSPLAALVIGAVAAPISYYTIRFREQRGLDESLDVFACHGMASTWGMIATGLFASTAINPGGANGLFHGNPSQLGVQILATVVTMIFSFAVTYVLAKALNMSIGLKVGTHEEEVGLDISGHGERAYS from the coding sequence ATGGCCAACCTCAACACGGGCGACACCGCCTGGTTGCTGGTCTGTTGTTCGCTGGTTCTGTTGATGACTCCGGGGCTGGCCTTTTTCTACGGCGGCATGGTGCGCCGCAAGAACATCTTGTCCACCCTGACCCTGAGCTACGTGTTCATGGCCCTGATCGGGGTCCAGTGGCTGTTGTTCGGCTACACCCTGTCCTTTGGCCAGGACATCGGGGGCCTCATCGGGGGGCTCAACTTCCTGGGCTTCATGAACGTGGGCGCCGCGCCCAACCCCGACTACGGCTCCAGCATCCCCCACCAGCTTTTCGCCACCTATCAGATGATGTTCGCGGTGATCACCCCGGCGCTCATCACCGGGGCCTTTGTGGAGCGCATCCGCTTCAAGTCCTTTCTGCTCTTCGGCATCGCCTGGGCCACCCTGGTCTACGACCCCTTGTGCCACTGGGTGTGGGGCGCGGGCGGCTGGCTACGGGAGATGGGCGTGCTGGACTTTGCCGGAGGCACCGTGGTGCACGTGGCCGCCGGTTGCTCGGCCCTGGCCTTCGCCATGGTCATCGGCCCCCGCAAGGGCTTCGGCCACATCCCCATGGAGCCGCACAGCATTCCCTACACCGTGCTGGGCGCGGGCCTGCTGTGGGTGGGCTGGTTCGGCTTCAACGGGGGCAGCGCCCTGGCCGCCAACGGGGTGGCGGTGAACGCCCTGTTGGCCACCAACACCTCCGGGGCCGCCGCCGGGCTGGTGTGGATGCTTCTATCCTGGCTGGACGGCCGCCCCTCCACCCTGGGCCTGGTCACGGGCATGGTGGTGGGCCTGGCCGCGGTTACCCCGGCCTCGGGCTTCGTCTCGCCCCTGGCCGCGCTGGTCATCGGGGCGGTGGCCGCGCCCATCAGCTACTACACCATCCGCTTCCGCGAGCAGCGGGGCCTGGACGAGTCCCTGGACGTCTTCGCCTGCCACGGCATGGCCTCCACCTGGGGCATGATCGCCACCGGCCTGTTCGCCTCCACGGCCATCAACCCCGGCGGGGCCAACGGCCTGTTCCACGGCAATCCCTCCCAGTTGGGAGTGCAGATTCTGGCCACGGTGGTCACCATGATCTTCTCCTTCGCCGTCACCTACGTGTTGGCCAAGGCGCTCAACATGAGCATCGGGCTCAAGGTGGGGACCCACGAGGAAGAAGTTGGGCTTGACATCAGCGGCCACGGTGAACGAGCTTATTCTTAG
- a CDS encoding efflux transporter outer membrane subunit, with the protein MAMCLAATLLAGCSLTDPPAHKEVVKQALPEKTSIPPQWSSPTDAQAVANDWLKSFNDPAMEALVAEAMQNNLDLRQAAAVVEMARQTVTVVGAQLYPQVGAKVGGAGTISDTYAPGTNSDNDSFYGAGYGYAGVYWELDVWGKLRAQREATVAKYQASALEFAFARQSLAATVAKSWYLAVETAQLLELAEKSVRIYTDLRDLVQVRQTAGKVTELDVAEANANLNTALSALAAARSNYSEARRNLERILGRYPAAEIAVARNFVPVPPPVRAGLPVKLLERRPDLVAAEKQVLAAFRQQEAAKLNLLPSFALTLDAGRISDGLTSLLRIVPWLLHGTIGMDIPLYMGGALRAKVEIATARQKRVVASYGSALLKAFYEVEVTLTNESSLASQLHKEMKAFGDYNNAVRLATIRYRAGAGDMLSVLIMQEKALGSQSKVIQLRNARLANRINLHLALGGGFDDAPATLQ; encoded by the coding sequence ATGGCGATGTGCCTGGCGGCGACGCTCCTGGCGGGCTGCTCCCTCACCGATCCCCCGGCGCACAAGGAAGTGGTCAAGCAGGCCCTGCCGGAAAAAACCAGCATACCCCCGCAATGGAGCTCCCCCACCGACGCGCAGGCCGTGGCCAACGACTGGCTGAAGTCGTTCAACGATCCGGCCATGGAAGCGCTGGTGGCCGAAGCCATGCAAAACAACCTGGACCTGCGCCAGGCCGCCGCGGTGGTGGAGATGGCCCGGCAGACCGTGACGGTGGTCGGCGCCCAACTATACCCGCAAGTCGGAGCCAAAGTCGGCGGGGCCGGCACCATATCGGACACCTATGCCCCCGGAACCAACTCGGACAACGACTCGTTCTATGGGGCCGGTTACGGATACGCGGGCGTCTACTGGGAGCTCGACGTGTGGGGCAAGCTGCGGGCCCAGCGGGAGGCCACGGTGGCCAAATATCAGGCCAGCGCCCTGGAGTTCGCCTTTGCCCGCCAGTCCCTGGCCGCCACGGTGGCCAAAAGCTGGTATCTGGCGGTCGAGACCGCCCAGCTCTTGGAACTGGCCGAAAAGAGCGTGCGTATCTACACCGACTTGCGCGACCTGGTGCAGGTGCGGCAAACCGCGGGCAAGGTGACCGAGCTGGACGTGGCGGAAGCCAACGCCAACCTGAACACCGCCTTGAGCGCCCTGGCCGCCGCCCGCAGCAACTACAGCGAGGCGCGGCGCAACCTGGAACGCATCCTGGGGCGCTATCCGGCGGCCGAGATCGCGGTGGCCCGCAACTTCGTGCCGGTTCCTCCGCCGGTCAGGGCCGGCCTGCCGGTCAAGCTGTTGGAGCGCCGGCCCGACCTGGTGGCGGCCGAGAAACAGGTTTTGGCGGCGTTTCGCCAGCAGGAGGCCGCCAAGCTGAACCTGCTGCCCAGCTTCGCGCTGACCCTGGACGCCGGGCGCATCAGCGACGGCCTCACCTCCCTGCTGCGCATCGTCCCCTGGCTGCTCCACGGCACCATCGGCATGGACATCCCCCTGTACATGGGCGGCGCGTTGCGGGCCAAGGTGGAGATAGCCACGGCCCGGCAAAAGCGGGTGGTCGCCAGCTACGGCAGCGCCCTGCTCAAGGCCTTCTACGAGGTGGAGGTGACCCTGACCAACGAGTCGTCCCTGGCCTCGCAACTGCACAAAGAGATGAAGGCCTTTGGCGACTACAACAATGCGGTGCGCCTGGCCACCATCCGCTACCGGGCCGGCGCGGGGGATATGCTGAGCGTGCTGATCATGCAGGAGAAGGCCCTGGGCAGCCAATCCAAGGTCATTCAGCTGCGCAACGCCCGGCTGGCCAACCGCATCAATCTGCACCTGGCCTTGGGCGGCGGCTTTGACGACGCCCCGGCCACCCTCCAGTAA
- a CDS encoding lysoplasmalogenase, whose protein sequence is MTATYLLIPAVLLLLGLLWAERGQRPARVLACKAPLSGLFVLTALLLPHAQSHYFYLVLAGLVLGLVGDVCLALKGDAPFKAGLVAFLLGHVAYVVAFAGLSDPGGWIRPGFLAICAFSGLVFLWLRPSLGNMTIPVVAYVVVITLMLLAAEAVAFNPALPRLEAWLIFGGALSFYLSDLCVARDRFKKPGWLNRLVGLPLYYTGQFAIAWSVGGMF, encoded by the coding sequence ATGACCGCGACCTATCTGTTGATACCCGCCGTTCTGCTCTTGCTGGGCCTCTTGTGGGCCGAGCGCGGCCAGCGCCCCGCTCGGGTGCTGGCCTGCAAGGCCCCCCTGTCGGGCCTGTTCGTGCTCACCGCCCTCCTGCTGCCCCACGCCCAGTCCCACTACTTCTACCTGGTGCTGGCCGGTCTGGTCTTGGGCCTGGTCGGCGACGTGTGCCTGGCCCTCAAGGGCGACGCCCCTTTCAAGGCCGGGCTGGTTGCCTTCCTGTTGGGCCACGTGGCCTACGTGGTCGCCTTTGCCGGGCTCAGCGACCCCGGCGGCTGGATCCGCCCCGGTTTTCTGGCCATCTGCGCCTTCAGCGGCCTGGTGTTCCTGTGGTTGCGCCCCAGCCTGGGCAACATGACCATCCCGGTGGTGGCCTACGTGGTGGTCATCACCCTGATGCTGTTGGCCGCCGAGGCGGTGGCGTTCAACCCGGCCTTGCCCCGGCTGGAGGCCTGGCTTATCTTTGGCGGGGCTTTGTCATTTTATCTCAGTGATTTGTGCGTGGCTCGCGACCGTTTTAAGAAGCCGGGCTGGCTCAACCGCCTGGTGGGCCTGCCCCTTTACTACACCGGTCAGTTCGCCATCGCCTGGTCGGTGGGCGGCATGTTTTAA
- a CDS encoding DUF3302 domain-containing protein has protein sequence MLGFQLDTWDYITFAALAVIVLGFVLFLIFLLGLPGRIAIARKHPEAEAVNLMGWVGFLAIVPWIQALIWAFKPSDVVDIRRFPREVAQATEEEIGRLSGKAAAKKSHEPVDAKPVTKSDA, from the coding sequence ATGCTTGGGTTTCAGCTCGACACCTGGGACTACATAACTTTCGCGGCTCTAGCCGTAATCGTCTTGGGATTCGTGCTCTTTTTGATCTTTCTCCTGGGGCTGCCCGGCAGAATCGCCATCGCGCGCAAGCACCCCGAGGCCGAAGCGGTCAACCTCATGGGCTGGGTGGGCTTTCTGGCCATCGTGCCCTGGATTCAGGCGCTGATCTGGGCCTTCAAGCCCAGCGACGTGGTGGACATCCGGCGCTTCCCCCGGGAAGTGGCCCAGGCCACCGAAGAGGAAATAGGGAGGCTCTCGGGCAAGGCGGCGGCTAAGAAGTCCCACGAGCCGGTTGACGCGAAACCGGTTACCAAGAGCGACGCCTGA